In a genomic window of Halalkalicoccus sp. CG83:
- a CDS encoding CDC48 family AAA ATPase, whose protein sequence is MSTKLTVKPLKQKDAGRGLAAVDRVSMEELELENGDYILIEGKDGDRAVARVWPGYPEDDGRGVIRIDGRLRQESNVGIDDRVSVEKAEVKPATKITIATPQNLRIQGNIGPLVRDRLSGQAITQGQTVRVGFGIGPMSGGGREIPLKIADTSPSGTVVVTDGTEISISEKPAEQIRGETGDAQGTPSVTYEDIGGLDRELEQVREMIELPMRHPELFQQLGIEPPKGVLLHGPPGTGKTLMAKAVASEVDASFHTISGPEIMSKYYGESEEQLREIFDEAEENAPAIVFIDEIDSIAPKRGETSGDVERRVVAQLLSLMDGLEERGQVIVIGATNRVDAIDPALRRGGRFDREIEIGVPDKEGRREILQVHTRGMPLAEGIDLEQYAESTHGFVGADIATLTREAAMNALRRIRPELDLEAEEIDADVLEALQVTEDDFKQARKGIEPSALREVFVEVPDVSWDRVGGLADTKERLRETIQWPLDYPEVFEAMDLEAAKGVLLYGPPGTGKTLLAKAVANEAESNFISIKGPELLNKFVGESEKGVREVFSKARENAPTVIFFDEIDSIAGERGQRSGDSGVGERMVSQLLTELDGLEELEDVVVIATTNRPDLIDSALLRPGRLDRHVHVPVPDEDARRAIFEVHTQNKPIADDVDLDWLAAETEGYVGADIEAVCREASMSATREFIHSVGPEDAIDSVGNVRVSREHFEQALDEVKPSVTPEVREQYDEIEERFDQAEPDARDQEVSRTFQ, encoded by the coding sequence ATGAGCACGAAACTCACCGTCAAACCACTGAAGCAGAAGGACGCAGGCCGCGGGTTGGCCGCGGTCGATCGCGTCTCCATGGAGGAGCTAGAGCTCGAGAACGGTGATTACATCCTCATCGAGGGAAAGGACGGCGACCGCGCGGTCGCGCGAGTCTGGCCGGGCTACCCGGAGGACGACGGCCGCGGCGTGATCCGTATCGACGGTCGGCTGCGACAGGAGTCGAACGTCGGGATCGACGACCGCGTGAGCGTCGAGAAGGCCGAGGTCAAGCCCGCGACGAAGATCACGATCGCCACGCCCCAGAACCTCCGAATCCAGGGCAACATCGGTCCTCTGGTTCGCGATCGCCTCAGCGGACAGGCGATCACGCAGGGCCAGACCGTTCGCGTCGGCTTCGGGATCGGCCCGATGTCCGGCGGCGGCCGGGAGATTCCCCTGAAGATCGCCGACACCTCGCCCTCCGGCACGGTGGTCGTCACGGACGGGACGGAGATCTCCATCAGCGAGAAGCCCGCCGAACAGATCCGTGGGGAGACGGGCGACGCCCAGGGAACGCCGAGCGTCACCTACGAGGACATCGGCGGCCTGGACCGCGAGCTCGAGCAAGTTCGGGAGATGATCGAGCTGCCGATGCGCCACCCCGAGCTGTTCCAGCAGCTCGGCATCGAGCCGCCCAAAGGAGTTCTGCTCCACGGTCCGCCCGGAACGGGTAAGACGCTGATGGCCAAGGCCGTCGCCAGCGAGGTCGACGCGAGCTTCCATACGATCAGCGGACCGGAGATCATGTCGAAGTACTACGGCGAGAGCGAGGAGCAGCTCCGCGAGATCTTCGACGAGGCCGAGGAGAACGCGCCCGCGATCGTCTTCATCGACGAGATCGACTCGATCGCGCCCAAACGCGGCGAGACCAGCGGCGACGTCGAGCGTCGGGTGGTCGCCCAGCTGCTCAGCCTGATGGACGGCCTCGAGGAGCGCGGCCAGGTGATCGTCATCGGGGCGACCAACCGCGTCGATGCGATCGACCCCGCGCTCCGACGGGGCGGCCGGTTCGATCGGGAGATCGAGATCGGCGTCCCCGACAAGGAGGGACGTCGCGAGATCCTGCAGGTCCACACCCGCGGAATGCCGCTGGCCGAGGGGATCGACCTCGAACAGTACGCCGAGAGCACTCACGGCTTCGTCGGCGCCGACATCGCGACGCTCACGCGCGAGGCCGCGATGAACGCGCTGCGGCGGATCCGCCCCGAACTCGACCTCGAGGCCGAGGAGATCGACGCCGACGTGCTTGAGGCACTCCAGGTCACGGAGGACGACTTCAAGCAGGCACGAAAGGGGATCGAACCCTCCGCACTGCGCGAGGTGTTCGTCGAGGTGCCCGACGTCTCCTGGGACCGGGTCGGCGGCTTAGCCGATACCAAGGAGCGCCTGCGTGAGACGATCCAGTGGCCGCTCGACTACCCCGAGGTGTTCGAGGCGATGGACCTCGAGGCGGCGAAGGGCGTGTTGCTCTACGGCCCGCCGGGCACGGGTAAGACCCTGCTCGCGAAGGCCGTCGCCAACGAGGCCGAGTCGAACTTCATCTCGATCAAGGGCCCCGAACTGCTCAACAAGTTCGTTGGCGAGTCGGAGAAGGGAGTCCGCGAGGTGTTCAGCAAGGCTCGCGAGAACGCCCCGACGGTGATCTTCTTCGACGAGATCGACTCGATCGCCGGCGAGCGCGGCCAGCGCTCGGGCGACTCGGGCGTCGGTGAGCGCATGGTCTCCCAGCTGTTGACCGAGCTCGACGGGCTCGAGGAGCTCGAGGACGTCGTCGTGATCGCGACGACCAACCGGCCGGACCTGATCGACTCCGCGCTCCTGCGTCCGGGTCGCCTCGACCGGCACGTCCACGTGCCGGTCCCCGACGAGGACGCCCGCCGGGCGATCTTCGAGGTCCACACCCAGAACAAGCCGATCGCGGACGACGTGGACCTCGACTGGCTCGCAGCCGAAACGGAAGGCTACGTCGGCGCCGACATCGAGGCGGTCTGTCGCGAGGCCTCGATGTCCGCGACCCGCGAGTTCATCCACAGCGTCGGTCCCGAGGACGCGATCGACAGCGTCGGAAACGTTCGGGTCAGCCGCGAACACTTCGAACAGGCGCTCGACGAGGTGAAGCCGAGCGTCACCCCCGAGGTCAGAGAGCAGTACGACGAGATCGAGGAGCGCTTCGATCAGGCCGAGCCCGACGCCCGCGACCAGGAAGTCAGCCGGACCTTCCAGTAG
- a CDS encoding Hsp20/alpha crystallin family protein, whose amino-acid sequence MNPQHIADGRDVFARRYEYDDETVIAVDLGITGGEASVDVADGTAIVVIETPEGERQEEFDLPTEEARAFIRNGVLTIEVSP is encoded by the coding sequence ATGAACCCACAACACATCGCGGACGGACGCGACGTCTTCGCCCGTCGGTACGAGTACGACGACGAGACGGTGATCGCCGTCGATCTCGGTATCACGGGAGGCGAGGCGAGCGTCGACGTCGCCGACGGAACGGCGATCGTCGTCATCGAGACTCCGGAAGGCGAACGTCAGGAGGAGTTCGACCTCCCTACTGAGGAAGCACGAGCGTTTATCAGAAACGGCGTCCTCACCATCGAGGTGAGTCCATGA
- a CDS encoding alpha/beta fold hydrolase, protein MRTVSHQGRETAYERHDRGGDGEPLLCVHGSGGSHAVWKSQARLADERPVVAVDLSGHGVSEDVDAEAGFGALSAYADDVIAVAEETGARVLVGSSLGGAVALHIALYREFEPDGLVLAGTGARLAVLDDLLAWLAEDFDRAVEFLHEPGHLFYDADDRLVELSREAVYDCGRAVVERDFRTCHAFDVRDELDGVSVPALAVVGEHDRLTPPRYHEYLHEELPDCGLATVEDAAHLAMLERPGAFNEAVSAFLDGLGAAQ, encoded by the coding sequence ATGCGAACGGTCTCACACCAGGGTCGGGAGACGGCCTACGAGCGCCACGACCGCGGCGGCGACGGCGAACCGCTGCTCTGCGTACACGGCAGCGGCGGGAGCCACGCGGTCTGGAAGTCGCAGGCTCGGCTCGCCGACGAACGACCCGTCGTCGCGGTGGACCTCAGCGGCCACGGCGTGAGCGAGGACGTCGACGCCGAGGCGGGCTTCGGTGCGCTCTCTGCGTACGCCGACGACGTGATCGCGGTCGCCGAGGAGACCGGCGCGCGAGTCCTCGTGGGCAGTTCGCTCGGCGGCGCCGTCGCGCTCCACATCGCGCTCTACCGGGAGTTCGAGCCCGACGGACTGGTGCTCGCCGGCACGGGTGCGAGGCTCGCGGTGCTCGACGACCTGCTCGCGTGGCTCGCCGAGGACTTCGACCGCGCGGTCGAGTTCCTCCACGAACCCGGCCACCTGTTCTACGACGCCGACGACCGGCTCGTCGAACTCTCCCGGGAGGCGGTGTACGACTGCGGGCGCGCGGTGGTCGAGCGCGACTTCCGGACCTGCCACGCGTTCGACGTCCGCGACGAGCTCGACGGGGTGAGCGTCCCCGCTCTGGCGGTCGTCGGCGAACACGATCGACTCACGCCCCCTCGCTACCACGAGTACCTGCACGAGGAGCTCCCCGACTGCGGGCTTGCGACCGTCGAGGACGCCGCGCATCTGGCGATGCTCGAACGGCCCGGGGCGTTCAACGAGGCCGTCTCGGCGTTTCTCGACGGGCTCGGCGCCGCTCAGTAG
- the panB gene encoding 3-methyl-2-oxobutanoate hydroxymethyltransferase, whose amino-acid sequence MTTVADVRTAEEPITMLTAYDAPTAELVERAGIDVILVGDSMGNAVLGHDSTLPVTLEEVQSRTAAVSRATDETLVVADMPFLSFGVSDAEGIENAGRLVKEAGADAVKLESGPHTVELTGRLVDLGIPVMAHLGLTPQHVNQLGGYGQQATTEEAARELLELAHAHEEAGAFSLVLEHIPANLAAGVSEALSIPTIGIGAGPDCDGQVLVITDVIGLGEWSPPFSKQFADVRSEIERAVREYRKAVESGEFPAEEHAEVVEGLDDVY is encoded by the coding sequence ATGACCACGGTCGCCGACGTCCGCACCGCCGAGGAGCCGATCACGATGCTCACCGCCTACGACGCGCCCACCGCCGAACTCGTCGAGCGGGCGGGCATCGACGTGATCCTCGTCGGCGACAGTATGGGCAACGCCGTCCTCGGCCACGACTCGACGCTTCCGGTCACGCTCGAGGAGGTACAGAGCCGCACGGCCGCCGTCTCGCGCGCAACCGACGAGACGCTGGTCGTCGCGGACATGCCGTTTCTCTCCTTCGGTGTGAGCGATGCCGAGGGCATCGAGAACGCCGGACGTTTGGTGAAGGAGGCGGGCGCCGACGCCGTCAAGCTCGAGAGCGGACCCCACACCGTCGAGCTGACCGGGCGGCTCGTCGACCTCGGCATCCCCGTGATGGCACACCTCGGACTCACCCCCCAGCACGTCAACCAGCTGGGCGGCTACGGCCAGCAGGCCACCACCGAGGAGGCCGCCCGGGAGCTGCTCGAGCTTGCACATGCCCACGAGGAGGCCGGCGCGTTCTCGCTCGTGCTCGAACACATCCCCGCGAACCTCGCAGCCGGCGTGAGCGAGGCGCTCTCGATTCCCACGATCGGGATCGGCGCGGGCCCCGACTGTGACGGCCAGGTGCTCGTGATCACGGACGTGATCGGACTGGGCGAGTGGTCGCCCCCGTTCTCGAAGCAGTTCGCGGACGTCCGCTCTGAGATCGAACGCGCCGTCCGCGAGTACCGGAAGGCCGTCGAGAGCGGCGAGTTCCCCGCCGAGGAACACGCCGAGGTCGTCGAGGGACTCGACGACGTCTACTGA
- a CDS encoding DUF5822 domain-containing protein, translated as MPNPVERHDPEGIDYGWIMQVTFVVTIVVGAPLVAVLSTGTTLPTWNARVEFAIRVGAVVWVLVALSTYLYARRRV; from the coding sequence GTGCCGAACCCCGTCGAGCGCCACGATCCCGAGGGGATCGACTACGGCTGGATCATGCAGGTTACCTTCGTCGTCACGATCGTCGTCGGCGCGCCCCTCGTCGCCGTGCTCTCGACGGGCACGACACTGCCGACGTGGAACGCCCGGGTCGAGTTCGCGATCCGCGTCGGCGCGGTCGTCTGGGTGCTGGTCGCGCTCTCGACGTACCTCTACGCGCGTCGGCGCGTCTAG
- a CDS encoding HAD family hydrolase, whose amino-acid sequence MTAEARRVDDDWAAIVYDLDGTLVDLAVDWNEVTAAAVAAFADRGIDADGGLWDLLERANRVDLRGRIEEVICEHEREGARDSSRLALADGLAGESRPVGVCSLNCEEACRIALEKHGLDPYVDAVVGRRSVGRHKPHPEPLLTTVERLGATPETTMFVGDTDRDAITAERAGTGFVYVRDLID is encoded by the coding sequence ATGACAGCCGAGGCGCGTCGCGTCGACGACGACTGGGCGGCGATCGTCTACGACCTCGACGGCACGCTCGTCGATCTCGCCGTGGACTGGAACGAGGTCACGGCCGCCGCCGTCGCGGCGTTCGCCGATCGAGGAATCGACGCCGACGGCGGCCTCTGGGACCTGCTCGAGCGGGCGAACCGGGTCGACCTCCGCGGGCGGATCGAGGAGGTGATCTGCGAGCACGAGCGGGAGGGGGCACGCGACTCCTCGCGGCTGGCGCTCGCCGACGGGCTCGCGGGTGAGTCGCGGCCGGTCGGCGTCTGTTCTCTCAACTGCGAGGAGGCCTGCCGGATCGCCCTCGAGAAACACGGGCTCGACCCGTACGTCGACGCCGTTGTCGGGCGGCGCTCGGTGGGAAGGCACAAACCGCACCCCGAACCGCTGTTGACCACCGTCGAACGGCTCGGCGCGACCCCCGAGACCACGATGTTCGTCGGCGACACCGACCGCGACGCGATCACCGCCGAGCGCGCGGGGACGGGCTTCGTCTACGTTCGCGACCTGATCGACTAG
- a CDS encoding uracil-DNA glycosylase, with amino-acid sequence MDANQRSRRNPFGMDEQCTNCPELCETREEIVHGYGDVAAEFLFVGEHPTEGADETGIPFSGDERGEALQDVLRALGFATQEPGEEPEIENAYLTLLTRCRHPERPPIDREIENCEAYLSSEVRMINPEIIVPVGERALREVAAEYTTSSPEEFDVDTHHGEEIRGRGFEIVPMVDPAEASEEERETFLESFSELLGRDYRQTKGRRGR; translated from the coding sequence ATGGACGCGAACCAGCGCTCCCGCCGGAACCCGTTCGGGATGGACGAGCAGTGTACGAACTGCCCCGAACTCTGCGAGACGCGCGAGGAGATCGTACACGGCTACGGCGACGTGGCCGCGGAGTTCCTCTTCGTCGGCGAGCACCCGACGGAGGGCGCCGACGAGACCGGAATCCCCTTCTCCGGCGACGAGCGCGGGGAGGCGCTCCAGGACGTGCTCCGTGCGCTGGGCTTCGCCACGCAGGAGCCCGGCGAGGAGCCCGAGATCGAGAACGCCTACCTCACGCTGCTGACGCGGTGTCGCCACCCCGAGCGGCCGCCGATCGACCGGGAGATCGAGAACTGCGAGGCGTACCTGAGCTCGGAGGTCCGGATGATCAACCCCGAGATCATCGTCCCCGTCGGAGAGCGCGCGCTCCGTGAGGTCGCCGCCGAGTACACCACCTCCTCCCCGGAGGAGTTCGATGTCGATACCCACCACGGCGAGGAGATCCGCGGTCGGGGCTTCGAGATCGTGCCGATGGTCGACCCCGCCGAGGCGAGCGAGGAGGAGCGCGAGACGTTCCTCGAGTCGTTCTCGGAGCTGCTGGGTCGGGACTACCGACAGACGAAGGGCCGTCGCGGCCGCTAA
- a CDS encoding Mrp/NBP35 family ATP-binding protein — protein MDEETVLDRLRSVEDPDLGDDVVSLGLVNDVSITDERVSISLALGAPYSPNETAIASAVREALSDLDRELDLSAEVASDVSPDEQVLPGVENVIAVASGKGGVGKSTVAVNLAAGLSQLGARVGLFDADIYGPNVPRMVDADQRPQATEEERIIPPEKYGMKLMSMDFLVGKDDPIIWRGPMVHKVLTQLWEDVEWGQLDYMVVDLPPGTGDAQLTLLQSVPVTGAVIVTTPQEVAIDDARKGLRMFGRHDTVVLGIAENMSGFTCPDCGSTHDVFGKGGGEAFADENELPYLGGIPLDPSVRTGGDEGRPIVLDEESPTGEAFRTVTANVANNVGVTKRQKQSQRRG, from the coding sequence ATGGACGAAGAAACCGTTCTCGACCGGCTGCGATCGGTCGAGGACCCGGATCTGGGCGACGACGTCGTCTCGCTCGGCCTCGTCAACGACGTCTCGATCACCGACGAGCGCGTCTCGATCTCGCTCGCGCTCGGCGCGCCCTACTCGCCGAACGAGACCGCGATCGCCTCGGCGGTACGCGAGGCGCTCTCGGACCTGGATCGCGAACTCGACCTCTCGGCGGAGGTCGCCTCCGACGTCTCGCCCGACGAGCAGGTGCTGCCCGGCGTCGAGAACGTCATCGCCGTCGCGTCGGGCAAGGGCGGGGTCGGAAAGTCGACCGTCGCGGTCAACCTCGCGGCGGGGCTGTCGCAGCTCGGCGCGCGCGTCGGGCTGTTCGACGCCGACATCTACGGGCCGAACGTCCCGCGGATGGTCGACGCCGACCAGCGCCCGCAGGCCACCGAGGAGGAACGGATCATCCCTCCCGAGAAGTACGGGATGAAGCTGATGAGCATGGACTTTTTAGTAGGAAAAGACGACCCCATCATCTGGCGAGGCCCGATGGTCCACAAGGTGCTCACGCAGCTCTGGGAGGACGTCGAGTGGGGCCAGCTCGACTACATGGTGGTCGATCTCCCGCCGGGCACGGGCGACGCACAGCTCACGCTGCTCCAGAGCGTCCCCGTCACCGGAGCGGTGATCGTCACCACGCCCCAGGAGGTCGCCATCGACGACGCCCGCAAGGGACTGCGGATGTTCGGACGCCACGACACCGTCGTGCTCGGCATCGCGGAGAACATGAGCGGCTTCACCTGTCCGGACTGCGGTTCGACACACGACGTCTTCGGGAAGGGCGGCGGCGAGGCGTTCGCCGACGAGAACGAACTACCCTACCTCGGCGGGATCCCGCTCGACCCCTCGGTCCGGACGGGCGGCGACGAGGGCAGGCCGATCGTCCTCGACGAGGAGAGTCCCACCGGCGAGGCGTTCCGAACCGTCACCGCCAACGTCGCGAACAACGTCGGGGTCACGAAGCGCCAGAAACAGAGCCAGCGCCGAGGATGA
- the moaA gene encoding GTP 3',8-cyclase MoaA, translating into MNSLADDHGREVTGVRVSLTDRCNFDCVYCHNEGLGDTRGPMDPQDDEMSADEVVRFLEVAAEFGVGKVKFTGGEPMLRDDLEEIIRRTPDHMEVSLTTNGTFLPGRAEGLVEAGLDRVNVSQDALDPEAFAEITKSGAYDKVIEGVHAALDAGLDPVKLNMVVFEHTAGYVPEMVDHVAENDGLQLQLIQYMPELTGKPEWNIDIERVHGWLEEQAVRVERREMHHRARYWIESDDGEGEGMVEIVDPVENPEFCANCHRVRVTHEGYLKGCLNRNDDLRSMGEMTKEEIRETYRETVENRVPFYGEYMVRDGDGGWEMNDEYVNA; encoded by the coding sequence ATGAACTCGCTTGCCGATGACCACGGACGAGAGGTCACCGGGGTCCGCGTCTCGTTGACCGACCGATGTAACTTCGACTGCGTCTACTGCCACAACGAGGGGCTGGGCGACACCAGAGGCCCGATGGACCCCCAGGACGACGAGATGAGCGCCGACGAGGTGGTTCGCTTCCTCGAGGTCGCCGCCGAGTTCGGCGTCGGGAAGGTGAAGTTCACGGGCGGCGAGCCGATGCTCCGGGACGACCTCGAGGAGATCATCCGGCGGACGCCCGACCACATGGAGGTTTCGCTGACCACTAACGGCACGTTCCTCCCCGGACGCGCCGAGGGGCTCGTCGAGGCCGGCCTCGATCGCGTCAACGTCTCGCAGGACGCCCTCGATCCCGAGGCGTTCGCCGAGATCACGAAGAGCGGCGCCTACGACAAGGTGATCGAAGGAGTCCACGCGGCGCTCGACGCCGGTCTCGATCCGGTGAAGCTCAACATGGTCGTCTTCGAGCACACCGCGGGCTACGTCCCCGAGATGGTCGACCACGTTGCCGAGAACGACGGGCTCCAGCTCCAGCTCATCCAGTACATGCCCGAACTGACCGGCAAGCCCGAGTGGAACATCGACATCGAGCGGGTCCACGGCTGGCTCGAGGAGCAGGCCGTCCGGGTTGAGCGCCGCGAGATGCACCACCGCGCGCGCTACTGGATCGAGAGCGACGACGGCGAGGGCGAGGGGATGGTCGAGATCGTCGACCCCGTCGAGAACCCCGAGTTCTGCGCGAACTGCCACCGGGTACGGGTGACCCACGAGGGGTATCTGAAGGGCTGTCTCAACCGCAACGACGACCTCCGCTCGATGGGCGAGATGACCAAGGAGGAGATCCGCGAGACCTACCGCGAGACGGTCGAGAACCGCGTCCCCTTCTACGGTGAGTACATGGTCCGCGACGGCGACGGCGGCTGGGAGATGAACGACGAGTACGTCAACGCCTGA
- a CDS encoding TraB/GumN family protein, with protein MSITHAPPASLPNRQYVRTLPGVTLVGVVHDHPASVARVRSVIETTDHATLALELPPLAIGLFEEYAADPRETPAFGGEMSAAIAASDARVVGIDGPSRRFLRALVRHVAHDRPRRGELSRLLSATTRAVRHALSCRLAGSLARRTGIRVEVGSPRTYDCTPAGSLAEQADHERTQVSRARSVLRAFPSPELARRDAVREDCMATSIANAREAGPVVAVVGIDHLDGLAARLRS; from the coding sequence GTGTCGATCACTCACGCGCCGCCCGCGTCCCTTCCGAACCGCCAGTACGTCCGAACGCTTCCCGGCGTGACGCTCGTCGGCGTCGTCCACGACCACCCCGCGAGCGTCGCCCGCGTCCGATCCGTGATCGAGACCACCGATCACGCGACGCTCGCGCTCGAACTCCCGCCGCTCGCGATCGGACTCTTCGAGGAGTACGCCGCCGACCCCCGCGAGACGCCGGCCTTCGGCGGCGAGATGAGCGCGGCGATCGCCGCGAGCGACGCGCGCGTCGTCGGCATCGACGGCCCGAGCCGGCGATTTCTCCGGGCGCTCGTCCGCCACGTCGCCCATGATCGCCCCCGGAGAGGGGAGCTCTCGCGGCTGCTCTCCGCAACGACGCGGGCGGTCCGACACGCCCTCTCCTGCCGGCTCGCGGGCTCGCTCGCCCGACGGACGGGGATCCGCGTCGAGGTCGGTTCGCCACGGACGTACGACTGTACGCCCGCTGGCTCCCTCGCGGAGCAGGCCGACCACGAGCGAACGCAGGTCTCGCGGGCACGCTCGGTGCTACGGGCGTTCCCGTCGCCGGAACTCGCTCGGCGGGACGCGGTCCGCGAGGACTGCATGGCGACGTCGATCGCGAACGCGCGCGAGGCGGGACCCGTCGTCGCCGTCGTCGGCATCGACCACCTCGACGGGCTGGCGGCCCGGTTGAGAAGCTAA
- a CDS encoding NAD(P)/FAD-dependent oxidoreductase, which translates to MTLEIGIVGAGVAGVGAAYELREADAEVTLLEKSRGVGGRAATRRRNDCVYDHGANYVTPDEALETFMREIGSGEPVEIEEPVWTFDSTGTIEPGEDRDRPALTYEDGITRFTKDVLSRADATLETETRVESIGRRAGGWRIGSEGREYAFDALVMTPPAPQTAALLADAGWDDPLRGELVDAVEAVPYRTILTAVLHYPFEIDRPYYALVNVDKDHEIGWLSREECKPGHVPAGESLLIAQMAPAWSLERYGEPEETMAGTAAELVADLLDEPRLETPDWTDRQGWRHALPDAGIDDGVLARAEERSLYLAGDWVAGEGRVAAAFENGREVGRRLCD; encoded by the coding sequence ATGACGCTCGAGATCGGGATCGTCGGCGCGGGGGTGGCCGGGGTCGGCGCGGCGTACGAGCTACGGGAGGCCGACGCCGAGGTGACGCTCCTCGAGAAGAGCCGCGGCGTCGGCGGTCGCGCCGCGACCCGCCGGAGGAACGACTGCGTCTACGATCACGGGGCGAACTACGTCACGCCCGACGAGGCACTCGAAACGTTCATGCGCGAGATCGGGAGCGGGGAGCCGGTCGAGATCGAGGAGCCGGTCTGGACGTTCGACTCGACGGGAACGATCGAGCCGGGGGAGGACCGCGATCGACCCGCGCTCACCTACGAGGACGGGATCACGCGCTTCACGAAGGACGTCCTCTCGCGGGCCGACGCGACCCTCGAGACGGAGACCAGGGTCGAGTCGATCGGTCGCCGTGCCGGCGGCTGGCGAATCGGGAGCGAGGGCCGGGAGTACGCCTTCGACGCGCTCGTGATGACGCCGCCGGCCCCGCAGACCGCCGCGCTCCTCGCCGACGCCGGCTGGGACGATCCCCTCCGTGGGGAGCTGGTCGACGCCGTCGAGGCGGTCCCCTACCGGACGATCCTCACCGCCGTCCTGCACTACCCCTTCGAGATCGACCGGCCCTACTACGCGCTCGTCAACGTCGACAAGGACCACGAGATCGGCTGGCTCTCTCGTGAGGAGTGCAAGCCCGGGCACGTTCCCGCCGGCGAGAGCCTCCTGATCGCCCAGATGGCCCCCGCCTGGTCGCTCGAGCGCTACGGGGAGCCCGAGGAGACGATGGCGGGGACGGCCGCGGAGCTGGTCGCCGACCTGCTCGACGAGCCCCGCCTCGAGACTCCGGACTGGACGGACCGTCAGGGCTGGCGCCACGCCCTGCCCGACGCGGGGATCGACGACGGCGTGCTCGCCCGGGCGGAGGAACGCTCGCTGTATCTCGCGGGCGACTGGGTCGCTGGCGAAGGTCGGGTCGCCGCCGCCTTCGAGAACGGCCGCGAGGTCGGGCGACGGCTGTGCGATTAG
- a CDS encoding 30S ribosomal protein S13: protein MSAEEPQDGPEDDEELRYFVRIGQTDLDGTKTVERSLSEMNGIGRRTARIIAQKAEIDRTATFGRLDDEEIDAIIEQVEGFAENNPEWLTNHQNGYYNGETTHETGNDLEMSRRQDINRLQMINAYRGVRHKRGQKVRGQRTRSTGRSEGTIGVNVEAIQEEAEAEDE from the coding sequence ATGAGTGCAGAAGAACCACAGGACGGACCGGAGGACGACGAGGAGCTCCGGTACTTCGTTCGCATCGGACAGACCGACCTCGATGGGACGAAGACCGTCGAACGATCACTCAGCGAGATGAACGGCATCGGCCGACGAACGGCCCGAATCATCGCCCAGAAAGCCGAAATCGACCGCACGGCGACGTTCGGTCGCCTCGATGACGAGGAGATCGACGCGATCATCGAGCAGGTCGAGGGGTTCGCGGAGAACAACCCCGAGTGGCTCACCAACCACCAGAACGGCTACTACAACGGCGAGACCACCCACGAGACGGGCAACGACCTCGAGATGAGTCGCCGCCAGGACATCAACCGCCTCCAGATGATCAACGCCTACCGCGGCGTGCGCCACAAGCGCGGCCAGAAGGTCCGCGGCCAGCGCACCCGTTCGACGGGTCGCTCGGAGGGGACCATCGGCGTGAACGTCGAGGCGATCCAGGAAGAAGCCGAAGCGGAGGACGAATAG
- a CDS encoding 30S ribosomal protein S4: protein MALGSNTKLYETPNHPYQGERISSEHSLMGRYGLKNKEELWRAQSELRSFRREARDLLGQARGDTETEAAEAGEEFLARLKRIGILADQEGLDDVLSLEVTDLLERRLQTVAYRKGLGNTPKQARQFISHGHVTVGDRRVTVPSYKVAADEEGIVAFDENSPLADELHPERAEEQ from the coding sequence ATGGCACTCGGAAGCAACACCAAACTCTACGAGACGCCGAACCACCCCTATCAGGGCGAGCGCATCTCGAGCGAACACTCGCTGATGGGCCGCTACGGGCTGAAGAACAAGGAGGAGCTCTGGCGCGCGCAGTCGGAACTGCGCTCGTTCCGCCGCGAGGCCCGGGACCTGCTCGGTCAGGCTCGGGGCGACACCGAGACGGAGGCCGCCGAGGCCGGCGAGGAGTTCCTCGCCCGCCTCAAGCGCATCGGCATCCTCGCCGATCAGGAGGGGCTCGACGACGTGCTGTCGCTCGAGGTGACCGACCTGCTCGAGCGTCGCCTCCAGACGGTCGCCTACCGGAAGGGGCTGGGCAACACGCCCAAGCAGGCCCGGCAGTTCATCAGCCACGGTCACGTCACCGTCGGCGATCGCCGAGTGACCGTCCCCTCGTACAAGGTCGCGGCCGACGAGGAGGGGATCGTCGCCTTCGACGAGAACAGCCCGTTGGCCGACGAACTCCACCCCGAGCGCGCGGAGGAACAATAA